From the Porphyrobacter sp. CACIAM 03H1 genome, the window GGTTCGATCCTGATCGGCACCGTGGTCGACGAGCTGGAGCGTCGCGGCGGGCGTTATGGCCTCGTGACGATGTGCGCGGCGGGCGGCATGGCCCCGGCGATCATCGTCGAGCGCGTGGACGGCTTCGTCGACTGAGAGACACGCGCATGATCGCTGACAACACGCCCGTCATCATCGGGGTCGGGCAGTATTCGGAACGGGTCGGAGAGCCCGGTTACGAAGCCCTGTCCTACATGGACCTTGCCGGACGGGCGCTGGGGGCAGCGATTGCGGATAGCGGGGCGAGTGGGTCGGTCGCGGGCGCGATCGACACCCTCGCCGCGATCCGCGCCTTCGAAATGTCGCGGCCTGACCGCAAGCCGCCCTTCGGCGCGGCGGACAATGTGCCGCGCGCGATTGCCAAGCGGGTCGGGGCTGATCCGAAGCGGGCGATCCTCACCACCACCGGCGGTCAGACCAACCAGCAATTGGTGGGCGAGTTTGCGAGCGCGATTGCGGCGGGCGACAGTGCTTGTGCGGTCATCGTCGGCAGCGAGGCGATTTCGACCGTGCTGGCGCTCACCGCCAAGGGCGAGATTCCCGATTGGTCGGAAGAAATCGGCGGCGACTTCGAGGATCAGGGCTTCGGGGTCGAGGAACTGCTCGAACCCGTGCTGTTCATGCACGGAGCGAGCGGGGCGATCCCGCTCTATGCGCTGGCGGAGAACGCGCGGCGCCACCGGCTGGGCATGGGGCTGGAGGAATACCGGCTGGAAATCGGCAGGCTGTTCGCGCCCTTCACCAAGGTTGCCGCTGCCAACCCGCATTCGGCCGCGCCGGTGGAGCGCACCGCGGAGGAACTCGCCACCGTCACCGACCGCAACCGGATCGTGGCGGAACCCTATCCGCGCATGACGGTCGCCCGCGATCAGGTGAACCAGGCGGCGGCGGTGATCGTCGCGAGCGCCGGGCTGGCCCGCGAATTGGGCGTGCCCGAGGACAAGTGGGTGCATATCCACGCGGTGACCGCCGCGACCGAGCTGAAGCTCTCGCAGCGGCCCGATCTGGCGGGCAATCCGGCGAGCCTTGCCAGCGTCGATGCGGCCTTGGCGCGCGCGGGGAAGGGGATCGGCGACATCCGCTACCTCGACTTCTATTCCTGCTTCGCGATCCCCGTGTTCAACCAGTGCGACCACTTCGGCCTTTCGGCGGATGACCCGCGCGGGCTGACGCTGACGGGGGGACTCCCCTTCTTCGGCGGGGCCGGGAACAACTACTCGGCCCATGCCATCGCGGAAGCCGTGCAGCGGGTGCGCGCCGATCGCGGCTCCTTCGCGCTGGTGGGCGCGAATGGCGGGTGGATGAGCAAATATGCGACCGGCATCTACTCGACCGAACCTGCCGACTGGTCAGCGAATGACCGCTTCGCCGTGCTCCCCAAGGCGACCGACAAGGTGCCGCTGGCGAAAGGCCCGATAGATGCCGCGACGGTCGAGACCTACACCATCAACCGCGGTCCCAAGGGCGCCGAGGCGATCTTCATCGGCCGCTCGGACGCGGGCGAGCGGGTGGTGGGCAATGCCGACCTGACCGATGTCGCCACCGCCGAGGTCTTCGAGAGCGGCGAGCCCTTCGGCAAGCGGCTGTCGCTGACGCAGGACGAACGCGGGCGGACTTTGGGGCGGGTGGCGTAATCCCCTCCCGCTTGCGGGAGGGGAGCGAGA encodes:
- a CDS encoding acetyl-CoA acetyltransferase, whose translation is MIADNTPVIIGVGQYSERVGEPGYEALSYMDLAGRALGAAIADSGASGSVAGAIDTLAAIRAFEMSRPDRKPPFGAADNVPRAIAKRVGADPKRAILTTTGGQTNQQLVGEFASAIAAGDSACAVIVGSEAISTVLALTAKGEIPDWSEEIGGDFEDQGFGVEELLEPVLFMHGASGAIPLYALAENARRHRLGMGLEEYRLEIGRLFAPFTKVAAANPHSAAPVERTAEELATVTDRNRIVAEPYPRMTVARDQVNQAAAVIVASAGLARELGVPEDKWVHIHAVTAATELKLSQRPDLAGNPASLASVDAALARAGKGIGDIRYLDFYSCFAIPVFNQCDHFGLSADDPRGLTLTGGLPFFGGAGNNYSAHAIAEAVQRVRADRGSFALVGANGGWMSKYATGIYSTEPADWSANDRFAVLPKATDKVPLAKGPIDAATVETYTINRGPKGAEAIFIGRSDAGERVVGNADLTDVATAEVFESGEPFGKRLSLTQDERGRTLGRVA